Part of the Tamandua tetradactyla isolate mTamTet1 chromosome X, mTamTet1.pri, whole genome shotgun sequence genome, ccaacacaATATCCACTGAAGCCACGTCCAAGCCCTCCCCCGCCTTAGTCAGCCCAGACCCTCTCTGCTATCTCATCTTCACCATTCCAGATCCTCATCTCCTCCCTAACCACTACCAACCCCTTCCCATCCTCACCTTGgactccccccccacacacacaccaccatcTGACTCACCTTTATGGCTGCAGACCCCTCCCCCATCCTGGCCAACCCGACTGCTGTCCTATAGTATGACTCACCTTCACCCCTCGAGACCCACCCTAATGAACCCCAATCCTTCCTCGTCCTCCCCACCAGATCCCCCTCTGCCATCTGACTCACCTTTATCGTCTCAGACCTTCTCCCATTCCCTAATTAGTCCAGACCCCATCCCCATCTTCCTCACCTCTGACCTGTGCCGCCACCTGACTCACCATCACCCCAAACCTCCTCCCCCAGACCTCCCTACCAGTCCTGAACCTCAGGGGTGTTCACCTTTCAGAGGCCCTGGTGCCCACACCTTCCCCGAAGTATCACCTTCTCCTCACCCCCTCTCCGCAAgtcaccccctcccccagggtcacctgccccacccccaggggTCATCAAATGGCAGCCTATCCAGTCACCTCCCTGTCCAGCCCCAACAACTCTACCCCCTCCCTGTCCTTTCTCTCCTTAGCTGGTGGCCGGGGGTCAGTTCCGGGTGGTCAAGGAGCCCCTGGGCTTCGTGAAGGTGCTGCAATGGGTGAGTGTGGGCCGGGCCATGGGGGAgagtgcagagagagagagagagagagagggaggtacTGGGGTCCAGAAGAGCAGGGGTGGAGTAGGGgtagggaacatggaatggatcccggccaatgggggggggggggtggcaggaggcagggagggagtaCTGGTTCCAGGGTGATGTTCCAGGGGGTTGGGGCCAGGGAATGGATGGGCTGTGGCATCACATAGGGCCGAGGGTACCCCCGTTGTGAGGTGGCAGATTGAGACGTCCTGCGTCCCCTCCTGAGCTGAGGGAGGGGCGAGGAAGGTGGAGCCTACCTGCAGCCGCTTGCCAGGGGAGAGAAATGCAAAGGCCGAGAAACCCAGAAACAGTGACAGGGACAgaatgagagacagagaaaagataGAGAGGTGAAAATGCTGAGAAAAAAGGAGATGCAGAGATAGTGAGGAAAATGAACGAACGAaaggggagacagagagagagacacagagaatagGCAggtaaagagaaatagacatagtGAGAAAGCCAAGAAAATGGTATGGGGGGGCGGgtagaaagagacagagagataccCCAAGAGATGAAGAGAAACTGACATGCAGAGAAAGGcaccagagagacagaaagagaaccaaacacacagagacagagaaaaaagacagaaagagacatcCATAGAGACCGGACAgccagaggcagagagaaaaacagataCTAAGAGATAAAGAGACATCTGAAGAAAGACAAAGATAGAGAGAAACACAGTCAGAGAAATAACGAGAGAAACGGAGACCCAGAGAGACAGGTAGAGCCCCCACCGCAGGGGGCCACACCTGCTCAAGACTTCACACATGCACAACAGCAGAATCAGATaaggagagaaacagaaatagagataaagagagactgagacaggtagagagagagagaaggagggagggaagatggTGGGGGATCAGAGCAGTGAGaggcagagacctggagagacacagggagagagagagagagacaggaaggAACACCGCACACCCTCCTAATCAGCTTGCCCTGTGACCTGATGAGCCCTGattagggggtgggggcagggacttCTCCATCTGCTGTAGATTGTTCTGGGTCCCTGCAGAGGAGGGCAGCCCTCCCTGCACCACCACCACGACTGTGCACACGGGCTCACCGTAGCCATGCCATTCTCACCGCCCAAGGTCTTTGCCATCTTCGCCTTTGCCACATGCGGCAGCTACAGTGGAGAGCTACGACTGAGCGTGGAGTGTGCCAACAAGACCAAGAGTGACCTCAACATCGAGGTCGAGTTTGAGTACCCCTTCAGGTGcgtccccaccctaccccacccccggGATCCTCACAGACCTGGGAGGAGGGCGGGGGGTGTGGTTTGGGATCAGCCGACACTTCCTCCCTCCCTGGTGGCCGTCGCCCAGCCCCCACCACAGGAGGCCACACCTGCTCAAGACTTCACATATGCACTGAACACCTACTTTGTACCTGGCACTGCTCTGGACATCTAGGACGCTGTGGTGAGCAAGAGAGACGTGGGCTGTGCCCTCAGGCTATGTTCTACAATGAGACAGGGAGAAACAGGCCATAAACAAGATTCAAAAGTAAGACAGatagggcggtgtgatggtggcccagtggcaaaattctcacctgccatgctgttgacctgggtttgatttccggtggctgctcaatcaaaaaaataaagaaataaaaagtaagacAGATAGATTTATTTATAACATCACCTTAACAGATAATGAGCACGCAGTAGGTGCTCATTTAATGTTAGCCTAGATCATTATTCAATCTTattgattaattaattcattcattcattccatacaCATTTTTTTGAGAACCCAGTGTACACCCAGTACTGCTCAAAGTGCTAGGGGCACAGAagtgagcaaaacagacaaaaactccTACCCTTATGGAGCCCACATTTTGACGAATAAAGAGGATAATTGTAGATTGGGAGAAATTCAAGGAGGGGATCTTCATGCAGGGTTTTCTGATGGAGAATAATAAAAGAGGGCTGCTTAGATATAGGGAACGGTTAAACCCAATTAAGGAAATTCTGACACATATTGAGTTCCTACTGTGTGCTGGGCGCCATGCAGAGGGGAAGAGGCATGCAAGGATGAGCTTGGGCAGGTGGGGTGGCCTTTACCTACTGGAGGTGAGGGAGATAGAGACCGACAGACAGATACAATTTCAGTCAAGGCTTCCgaaggcctgggttcaaatctagTCATCACCACTTGGGCAAAGCCCCTCACGGCCCCAggtctcagtttcctgatctgtaaaaggGCGGATAATATTACCCATGTCACAGGTGAGCGaggtggtgaggattaaatgtcaATACTTGCAAAGGGCTGAGGGGAGGGCCTGGTGCCCAGTAAGTGAAAGAAATAAGTTTAAGAAATAAGTTTAAGGGGCTCAAGAAGGAGGTCAGGGATTAAGTTGGAAAGTGGGAAATTTTGAGCACTAAGGGTAAATATAGGCTCAGGTGATCATGGGGGAAGGGTATGGGGGGGAGGGGATGGTgaaaagagatgaaagccaagcACTAGCGCTGAACAacggtcaaaaaaaaaaaaaaggaggtgccAGAAGGCAACCAGGGATCCACCCTTTCGCAGAAGCCAGGTAGAAGAGCGTTTGGGGGAGAGGGCAGTGTGAACACAGTTGAGATCCAGCCCTTAGAGAATCCACaggagccccctcccccacccgtgAACCCTCATACCTCTCACCCCTAGGACTTCAGAGCCTGGGGATTTGCCCTTTACATACATATCTCCTGGAAAAAAGTCCCTTCTCTGGATCCCCCTTACCAagatctgccccccacccccaccccccattcctcTTGAACACCCTCTCCTTCCAACCCAGCCCACTAGAAACCCAGAAGCTCAGACCGATCCAGATTTAACACCTCGCTGCGCCACTGAGCAACTGTACAATCTCGGGCAAGTAGCTTAACCTCactgagcctctgttttctcctctgcaaaatggatagaataaaaaataaaaaaattttttaatgggtAGAATAACGCCTGCTTTCGGGGATTATTAAACGAGACAGTTAAGTAAAGAGCTCAGCACTTCCCTTAGGACCTTTATTACTCGAGTGGCCCCACACCCTTCGCACAGTCTCAGAATCCAGCCTCCAACCTGAGACAAGAGCTCTGGAACCCCACCCCAATCCTTCCCACATCCAGGCATCTTCTCCCTACAGCCCCCTCTTCCATCTCACTACAGGAAAGGCCTCAGTCTTAGGATGCCTTCCCAATCTGCCTCTTCCATCCACCCTCTCACATACCCTTACACTGTCCCAGGATCCATTCTATCCTCCTCTCTGTCGGTCTGCCTTCTTCCTATTTTCTCATCTCTAGGGTCTCCTCCACtatgtgtacatttttttttctctcagggaCCTGAAGTGGGGTGGGCGAAGAATGGTGATGTCGGGTTGAGGGGTAAGAAAgtgttcaaatcccaactctgccattTCCGTGCCAGCTGTAtgtcttaattaattaattaattaatccacTTCCTGAGCCAACTCCGTTTCCTACTCTGTACACTTCATCCAATAAACATTGATTGTGTGCATGAGTACTCCCCACCTCTGGGAGTTGCAGCAAAAAATCAAGATAAGTAAGATAGATGGTATGACAGATGGGGGTCACTGCTCCAGTGAAAAATAGAGCAAGGAAGGGGGCAAAGGAGTGTTGAGGGGTTCCATTTAATTTTCAATAATGACAGCAAGGAAGGCCTCACTGAGACGGTGACAGCTAAGCAAAGCTTTGAAGGAGATGTGGGAGTGAGACAGGCAGATATCTAAGGAAAGAACATTCCTGGTCAaagggaacagccagtgcaaagctTCTGAGCCGGGAGGGTGCCTGACATGTTCTAGGAATGGCAGAGAGACTAGAGGAGCTGGGCCAGAGTAGAGGATGAATAACACCTACCTCACTAGGATGCTTTGTGTAAGTGATGAAACGTGACTGGTGCTCAGTAGGTGGCCTGtgaatgattatttcctccacttTCTGGGACCTTGTCTGAATCTGAGGGACCCATGACCGGGgtggtgggtgtgtgtgtgtataattgtgtatgattgtgtgtgtgtgtgtgtgtgtgtgtgaaggggtTCTCAGGGACtgggccaccattgcccacctctCTCTGCAGGCTGCACCAAGTGTACTTTGAGGTACCCAACTGCCGAGGAAGCAACACCAAGGTCTTCCTGGTAGGGGACTACTCCTCATCAGCCGAATTCTTTGTCACGGTGGCTGTGTTTGCCTTCCTCTACTCCATGGGAGCTCTGGCCACCTATATCTTCCTGCAGAACAAATACCGGGAAAACAACAAAGGGCCCATGCTGGTGAGTCCCCATAGCCACTTGCAGATAGGGGCCTCGAGGACAAAGCTATGCTCACCGGCCAGACAGAATCTCAGGTGGACCCACACCCGAGCATACATCACAAACCATGCTTGCTGCCACTACTGCTAGTCCCCAGTTGGCATTGGGGACAACAGAGACACACTCACAGCCCACACAGTGTCCCAGACAGGAACATGTTTGTAAACCTGCCAACTGTCACCCAACCACACACTCTAGATCAAAGAAAGGGACGCACATGGGCCTGCCGTGACAGCCGTGCATGTCATCTTGCCACAGAAACACTCAGGTTCCTACCCAGCCATTCTCACACTGCCTCATCCCAGACACATAAGGACATAAATTCATACATGCAGACGAGAGGGGAAAGACACACTCCTTCCCACAAATTTGGAAACCCTCCCACAGATTTCCCTCCATACCCCCACACACATATCACAATCACATTCCCATGCTCCGTGTCACGTACGCACACGCAAGCCTAAGCTGGGAGAGCCaccttccatgatgaaagtgcTGGGGGCTTCAGGGCTGAACAGGGCAGGGGAAGGACAGGCCTGTTCTGGGAGAAACCCACCCACCCAACCAAAAGCCTGTGATCCAAGGAGCTTGAAGCAGCACATTCACAATGCCTTCTCTCTCCACTCCCATCCACACCAGGACTTTCTGGCCACGGCAGTGTTCGCTTTCATGTGGCTGGTTAGCTCGTCAGCATGGGCCAAGGGGCTGTCAGATGTAAAGATGGCCACGGACCCAGAGAACATTATCAAGGAGATGGCTGTCTGCCGCCAGGCAGGGAACACATGCAAGGAACTGAGGGACCCTGTGACCTCTGGCCTCAACACCTCAGTGGTGAGCCCTGGGTAACCAACTGGGCCGGCTGGAGGCGGGTGGAGTGGGACTGGGAAACTTGCAGTCTGCCAGGTGGAAtggtggagagagagaatgagaggagaATTGGGGAGAAATCCGAGAGggctccctggggaaggcatgtCAGCAACTGAGCCACAGATGTCACAAGCCGTCACCAAGGGAGGACCTTGAGACTTTTTGTCCAAATTAGGTTTGGGAGACCTGGATCCAAGATCCAACCTAGTCATGAATCTCAGGCAATTCAGTACCCTCttgggacctcagtttcctcaagggCAAAACCAAGGAATAGAATGTTTCCCACCTACATGCCCCCTAGTGGCCGGAGTTAGATTGCCTacgttcaagtcccagctctgccatttgcaAGCACTGTGACCTAAAACTAGTTAAGCAGCCTCTCAGGCCTTGGTTTGAGGATGTAAATTGAAGATTAATAATTGGTCCTGCTCCAAAGTGCAGTACCTAGTGAACTGATAACAGAGTGCTTAGAAAAGAGTCTGGCACGTGGTAAGTCATATATGTGTTACAGATGCACACCTTTTATATGGACTATATAAATATACACGCATGTAtcatgtatgtgtatacatgcaCACCACATGTATAattgtgcgtgtgtgtatatattttttcaggatGCTAAGAtgccaatatttttttcatttgttggcTGTATGACCTTGAGGAACTTAgactctctaagcctcagtttctgcaaCTGCAAAATGGAGATTTCCTGCCtcagaactgaattttaaatgagCTAGTAATATGTAAAGTGCTTGGAAGAGGGCATGGCATATCCTAAGGGGTActtaaagtattttatattttatatattaatataaaacccATATATTTACTTTAATATAGAAGTATAATTTTATACATGTGTACATATACAGCTATTTGTATATACGTATACATACATCTATAAGTGGTATATCTATTTAATAAGATATCTTTTACATATGTATCTATGTACACTTACATCTTACCATATATTACTAATGTATTTACTCTATTTTACACatgtataaatgtgtatatattatatataaatacatgtgcAAATaggcaaatacatatatatgtaacacTAAGACTTCAGCATCCCCGGAATCTGAATTCTAACATCATCACTCCCCAAGCCCCACAAAGTGATTTGTCTGGGCTTTTTTCGTTGCAATCACCAGCCCCTGGTTCCACGTCCCACCCCGCGGTCCCCGCGGTCCCCGCGCGCTAATGCGGCTTCGACGTTCCCCAGGGCCACCAGGGCAGGGGGCGCGGGCCGACCGCTGGGCCTTATCACCCCGCAGGTGTTCGGCTTCCTGAACCTGGTGCTCTGGATCGGTAACCTGTGGTTCGTGTTCAAGGAGACAGGCTGGGCCGCCCCGTTCGTGCGCGCGCCTCCCGGCGCCCCCGAGAAGCAACCGGCGCCCGGGGACGCCTATGGCGAGGCGGGCTACGGGCAGGGCCCCGGCGGGTACGGGCCCCAGGACTCGTACGGGCCCCAGGGCGGCTACCAGCCCGACTACGGGCAACCCGCCGGCGGCGGTGGCTACGGTCCCCAAGGCGACTACGGGCAGCAAGGCTATGGCCCGCAGGGCGCGCCCACCTCTTTCTCCAATCAGATGTAGTCTGGTGAGTGATGGGCGGGCCAAGGAGGGCAGAAGAAAGGAGATGGACGGGTTAGTGAACGAATGATAAGCAGGAGGAGACCAGCATTTAAAGGCTCTTGTGAGGCACGTAAGGGCGGGAGTTTGAAGACACCAATAGGGAGGCAGGGTTACGTGCCAAGAACAAAAAGCTAGCCAATGAATGGCGAGCAGGGGCTTGAAGGCGAATGAAGAGCCAATGGGAGAGAGGTAGAAGGGTAGCGcttagagaagggaaaagagaagccGGCCAAACAACCAATGAAAGGAGAGAAGAACAGGAGGGGCTCCGGCAGTAGAGAATCGGCGGAGTGCTGGAGCCactgaaaggaagagaagggTGGGTACTAGAAGTGATTGATAATAGGTGATGAGGTCAATAGATGGTGAGGGGAAAAATGACCTTTGGCCATTGAAGGTCAGCCAAGCTCACCTATCCAGGAGGAGGGGATGGGTCTGCCGCCTCTTCTCAACCTTGGAGGTGAGGGAGGTGGTGTGGAATttcaaagaaggaagggagaggggctgagtggctgggggtgggggtcggcTGGGGGGTCACTAGAAAGGTTTGCTGGCCTTTTTGCAGGGTCTTAAAGTAGAAGTGAGGTTTCCATAGGCAGATATGAGAGGAGAATAGGCAGAGGGGATGGGAGAGAGGGTAAAGGCAAAGAGGTGGCAACGCGTGGGTAAGGATAGTTTCTAGCACTGGGTTGTCCATGATGGAAAGGGCAGGGAGGAGTTTATTAAGTATCATGCATCTAATTCATTATAAAATCCTGTTacctctaccttcaaaatatatccataaTACTCTCATTTCTGTCATCTCTCCCCCAGACCTCTTCACAGGTCTCCACCTAACCCGCACGTCCACTCCCTTTTTGGTCTGCTCACAGCTGTCCCAAGGGATCCTGTTAAATCCTACATCAGCCCCCCACCCTCCTCTGCTCAGAGCCCTGCTATGGCTCCCATCACACTCAGAAAGTCTTCTCTGGTCACTTCTCTCACCTCACCACctctccccctcactcagtcAGCCCCAGCCTCACTGGCCACCTCAGTGTTCCTTAAACGTGTGAGGCACAATCCAGCCTAAGGGCCTTTATACCTGCTTTTCCCGCTGCTTGGACTTTCACACCCACACCCACTGATCACCTTACCAGTTCCTTATCATTCTTTCGGTCACTTACTCAAAACAGGTGTTGCCTGACTACCCTGTCTGAGACAAGTCCTCCTTATTATCTTCCTCATACCTTGTGCTTTTCTTCATCACAATCTGCaattattagtttatttttttattgactgTCTGCCCCACTAGACTAGGGAAGATGACCATGTCTTGTTCATGCTGTACACCCATCACTTAGAGCCCTATTAATGTTAAGAAACATGTATTGAGTCAATAGTGGGAACCACATAGTGTGAGGCATTTTATCTCACTTTACTGTTGTTTCCCCCAAACCCTCCTATCCCGATTGAAAGTTGAAGTCCTCATAACCTGGTGCATGAGGCCCTATGCCACCCAATTAACCTACCTCTGCGATATCATCTCCTGCCACTCTCCCCCTTGCTTACTCACACTAGCTCCCCTGTCTTCCTTGCTATTCCTCAAACACACTAGACATGGTCCCAGCCCACAGCTCTTGCCTGAAGTGCTCTTGCTCCTAGTTATCTGCATGGCTCATTCCCATACCTCCTTTAGTCTTTCTTCAAATCTCCCCTGCTGGCACTCCTAATCCTCCTTTCCCTGTTCTccgttgttttgtttttcttttccattccacttGTCCCTTATGTCATACCAGCTGATTACCTTTTGTATCATGTTCCTTGTTGGAAATCTGTCTCTCCCTGTTACCATGTAAGCTCCACAAGGACAGGTATCTTTGCTTTGTTCACTATAGTTTATCACCAGTGACTAGAACACTATCTATTAATGGACTTCTTTGGGGAGGGGGTGCATAATCTTTTGGGTACTTAACTCACTGTGGGGGCAAGGTCAGGAATGTCTTCCAGTAGGGCCAGATGGGATGAAGTTAACTCCAGGAATATGACTGCaagaagaaggaagggggaaatgGCATGCCAGGCAAAGGTAAAGCCAGGGGGAAGGTTTAGTAGCTCAGCCCCTCCCTGAGCGCACCAGCTGTGTCTGGGCTCcctctcctttctgtcttttgTCTCCACAGGTCAGTGCAGCCCAGGAGGACCCCACGGGTGGGCAAGAGCTCAGGAGAAGGCCtgccccccttcccctccccacccccacatcccaGGTCTCTGCCCTCAAGCCAGGAGACCTTGTCtttgctgtttatatatatatatattatatataaatatctatttatctgtctgaGCCCAGCCCTCGCTCCCCTGCCCCCATGCATTAGTGGCCTGGACTTGGATGGGCCCCTCTCTTACTCCTTCACCTTCCCCTGCATCCTTCTGCTCCTCCCTGCTCCTTGGCCCTGTCCCCTGaggttggtgggggggggggctctaGAAGGTAGACAGGGAAGGGACAGACCTTGGCTGTATGGGGATGATAGGTGTGACTTCAGGCTTTCTTCCCTCTCACCCTCCCTTTCTTCCACTCTGGCCTTGGCTCCTCCAGCAATGCCTGAACAGGAGCCATTAGGGGAAGGTCAATCCTGCGAGTGGGATAAAGGCAGCGACTGGGGGAGCTTGGGGTGAAGAGAAAAACTTGAAACCCAAGAATGGTCTTGAAGGGGAGCACCTGAAGGGAGGGAACTAGTCAGCAGGGGATGTGAGTTTCCGGATCTACTGGAATCTAAAGAGGGGTGCCCTGGAGCATTCTGGGGGAAGGCCTTGGAGGTAGGCTGAGGGCGTGGTTCGAGAAGGGGCGAGGATTTGAGCGAGGCTGCCTGTGAACTCCAGAGTAGGACCGGCTTGGAGTAAGACAGAGTTCTATAGAATGGCTGTGACTTGGCATGGTGACTAGACTTGGAAGAAGACTGAGGATGCCGCTCTAGAGAGGGTGGGGCTCCAGCATTTTCAGCAGGGTTTGGATTGGGAACTGAATTTATGGAAGGGGTGTAACTTAAATCTTTCAGGGGTCTGAATTGGATTCGAAAGCCGACAGACTTTGTGCAAGGAAAGAAGTGGGATTCAGGGACGGGCCATGCTCAGGATGAAGTGGTGTGAGTTCTAGATGGGGCGGGGCTTAGAGTGGGGCACAGATGGTGGTCTCAGAAAGGGGCAGGCTCCTCCAATGGGGCAGTGAAGAAAATACCTTTCAAAATGGGAAATGGCTTGGGCAGTAGGAAAGGGGGTGCttggccggggggggggggcttcagAATATACTTTGTTGCCGAGGGGTGGGGAATGCCCCTGGCCAAGGTTAGGAACTGAAGTGGCCTGAAGAAGAGCCGAGAGGTATGGGTTGGAAAGCAAGGGGTGGGATTCAGAAAGTAGCACCCCACACCCTGTCCACCCCCaacctcccaacccccacccccgcgACAGTTCAGCTGGGTAATAGAAGGACAGAACCGATGGGTCTGTGGGGCCGGCCCACCCCTTTCCTACTtttcccctgccccctccctccctccctccctccctccatacacacacccctccccagcCTGGGGTGGTTGGAGGCCCGATCTGGAGCCCCTATCCTGTACCCTCTGCTGTGTCTGTGATGTCGGTAGTGCCTGTGACTGTGTGTTGCCATTTTGTCTGGCTGTGGCCCCTCCCCTCCAGACCCTTTCCCCGTGCCCTTTGGTATTGTTTGAAGacatcccctacccccaccccgctCCCCGAGGAAGAACAAATACGATTAATTCTCCTCCCCCAAATAAACTCCTCAATCACCTAGTCCACCCGGCTCTGACTTCTCAGTGTGTCtttttgttgggggtggggggtggggaggggaggacgAGAAGATGGACTGAGAAGGCAAGAAAAAGCTCCGCCCCCGACATGCTCGACGCCCTTCACGCTTCCCCACTATTTTAGACCCCTCCCATGGTATTGTACCAAGCCCCATCCTCTGTGGAGCCTCGTCTACCCGTCTAGGCTAAATCGCGTTCGGAGCAGACTAGCCACCCCATCCTGAGTTCTCTCCAGGGCTTAATGTGAGTCTGGTCCTTTAGCCCCGCCCCCTCTCAGCCCCGGGGGAGCCCTCCTCTCAAGTCCCCAAGGAGTTCGAATGGGGTCCCCATATTTCACAGGGagaccccacccctcc contains:
- the SYP gene encoding synaptophysin, with the protein product MLLLADMDVVNQLVAGGQFRVVKEPLGFVKVLQWVFAIFAFATCGSYSGELRLSVECANKTKSDLNIEVEFEYPFRLHQVYFEVPNCRGSNTKVFLVGDYSSSAEFFVTVAVFAFLYSMGALATYIFLQNKYRENNKGPMLDFLATAVFAFMWLVSSSAWAKGLSDVKMATDPENIIKEMAVCRQAGNTCKELRDPVTSGLNTSVVFGFLNLVLWIGNLWFVFKETGWAAPFVRAPPGAPEKQPAPGDAYGEAGYGQGPGGYGPQDSYGPQGGYQPDYGQPAGGGGYGPQGDYGQQGYGPQGAPTSFSNQM